ATTAAGTAAAAAGTTCCTAATTCTGCGTCAAAAACCCAGTAAAGACTGGTACTTCAGAACATCAGTTTAGCATAAAACTGATTGTGATAAACTGATAGTGAAACAATAGAttaatcaagaaaaactcatcTTTTGTTAGTGCTTCAGTACTTCATTAGTATTACTTGGGACACATGCCTCATATTTCAAAGCTATCTATAGGCAGTTTTGAATTCAATTCCACGCAATCTGCAAAATCCATTTTGACTTGTAGAAGCTATCAGCACCCTGAACTTAAAATCTAACACGTTTTGTTTTCTAATGGTGTAGATTATGAAATAGTTTTGATTTAACCTTATTTTTTGACCTTGCATTACTTTTGTCTGCATACCCATTTAATTTGAAGAGAAGTTGGCTCAGCTatcatgatttttaaaatttttaaaatttattttcttccaaGTTTAGCCTTTAATCatgaataagttttttaaaggtgttttgtttgttgagttgtattttatttgttaatcaaaattaatttacaattcaaATAGTGGTGCTAAGCCTACAATATTTAAATGTGCTGAAtagtttctttattattttgttattgtagTGGTAAAGATGGGGGACTAAATCCGGAGGGAGAGTATATTTTATCAAATCCATATCATCTGGTACTGGGTCTATTTTTTTCActtgaaaaatgtttattattctGTATAATTGACATTTGATAGACTCCTGAAATTTAAGGATGGTATGATCCAAATCTGTCTTGGCCTTTTCATgggtttcattttatttgacaTCACAAGTTCATCTGTTATAAGGAAAGGAATTTTTTATGTGCATTAGAATTATAATCCTAAGTCATGTCTATACGCTGGGGTGGACAAAAACTACGTAAGGAATAAACAATAAGTGCATTATTGTAGCCTTAAATGTTAAAACTGTGTATGTAAAAATTCCTCAATGTTATAATCCCTTTATACACTCAAAATCATGTTGAGTAAGACTGGGATGCCAGCATAAGTTACATCACCGAAAAGAGGATGAGGGTCAGCCATGACCTGACCCAAAAGCTCTAGTAGTAtataaaaggagaaagaaagtcCAGTAATATATCATAGGGGTTTGTGTCTTTTATTTCTGTTAAGACAGTTAAGGAGAGAAGGTATAAATAGACCCTTTCTAGGGTAGTTAGATTCAGTGAATAATTTACTTTGTTGTAACAGGGTTTGTTCCTTGTGAGAAAAGAGAGGACTCGTTTGTATAATAAAGAGGATAATATTTCTGTACTACATCTCTTTGTTTCTCTCTAAGAAAAGATAAGATCATCAGGATTCCTAACACCATTTGAAGAGTATAAGTGCTGGCATCTATGATTGTCATGTAAAAATGATCATATTTGGTACTTTTGGGAGTATAATGAGCATTACGAGTACTTAATTGCTATACATGGCTTTCTGAATACAGCTTGGAGTTTTCTCATCTCAAGTATTCCAAGAATCTTCACGACAAAAGATGTGGAGAAGAAAACATTGTAATTTGTCTATTTCACCAGTATATTTTAAAGAGATCCCCTCTCCCAACAACCTTGATGGTTTTTCTCATAGTACCTACTAACACTTTCTATGCTTATGTTTTTCCCTTATTGCAGCTCCATTGCACGGAATGGAGAAACATTGCAATGTAGAAATAGCTGCACAGGTTTCGCGCCTGTCATTGTCAAAACATGGTACTTGAGTCCTCTCAGCGCATGAATATTCTTtgttcctttttgtttttgctgTTTCTATAGATACATTAAACGTTATATTTCATTTGCCTTTCCCTCCAAATTTCGCTTATTGTTGTTGTAACATTAGATATTTGTTGCCTTATTCTGTCTTTGTACAGGTTTATTcagaattattttttgtaattagtGTTAAGACAGAAAATTATTAGCATATTTTTTGCATACTAGTTTTGAATTGATTAGTTAGCCTATATATTTGGAACATTCCAATTTTCAGTGTTATTTCCCTGTGTAAGGTCTTAAAAAAACAGCCTGTTTTCTTTCTTGCCTTTTCTTGAACATTTTCACTCAACCACAGATTAAGGTTCATTATCAACCTTCTTAACTTTCTTCTACGTCTCATTTCCAGTGAGGTTAAGCACTACCTTGTGATTCCTAATTATCTCCCTCCCAAAATTACATAAGAAGTCACAGGTTTATCACCTTGCCACCACATGATTCTTGTGTTTGAAACTTATTGGGTTTTCTATTCATGGAttttaaaacaaacatcaaTAATCAAGACTCTGTTTTGTTGTAAGATTTTCCTAGGACCACCTTGCCATTCTTGCAAGCTCTATCACCAAAGTTCCTTACCAAAAGGAAATCTTTTTATAACCTTGATGTTCTTACCAGAATGTATCAAGGAGTCTTTGAGGTGGAGTGGTCACTCTGTGTCGTTGCTCTAGGGTTCTCTATTATTTAGCATAGGTATACAGAATCTTTTTCTCCGGTTTTCACATTACGATTTGAACCTTGCGTGAGAAGCTTTATGGTTTTAATTTGTGTGGGCATTAATTTTGTAGGATTTATGTGATTGAATGTCTTGGAAGACATGggtaataaaaataaacgaaACCAAGAGCAAAAGGTCTTAAAAAGATCAAATGAagcattattatttgcatttCATGGATGTATCTAGTTGTCACAGATTGTGGTAACTTTTAGGATACATACATATCTTTAAACTGGCTGCATGACAAGATTGATTTTAGCCTTCCTTTTGTTGTTCTTCCCATTTTGTGAAGGATTCTTTTCAGTCAGATATGCATAAACGTTGAAGATTTCTTCTGACTGTGGGTTTCCCATAGTTCTTTATTATCTTGTGCTGACAGATGGGCTATCCTCTTCTCGTATTCTCTCTCCTGTTTCTAATAAAATGAcatatttagataaaaatttgaaacttgatcgggttttaaaaagtattatagaGCAGCTACTGCGGTGTAGCTATGTGGAAGGGCCCTTGCCCTCTAAAGAGGCTGCTGTAGTGTAACAATTTTGTGTAGTGGTTGTACCAGACCATATAGCATGTTGAATAGCAGCTATAGCAGGCACTGCAGTGATGCTATGTGTTGATTCCACAAAATACCTTAGAACAGAGACATTATGGCTTTTCTGGACAGCTATTTTTTgggattttaatttataaaattgaaatctgCAGATGTAACAATAGCGAAAATGATAAAAGACTTGAATTTAGAAGATGATGACTTATAATTCCAATCTAGGACACTGGTATTTGACTTTTGTTGGTTTTTgcttgtatgttttgtttttgacACCTTTGACTTTTggtaattatttgttattaattttgagtaatttccatcattttttaaatttatatatatatatatatatatatatatatatatatgtatgtatgtatgtatgtatgtatatatatgtatatataaaataaatgtgtaaactatagaagaaattcaaaataactgTTATCCTGCTACGAGTGATCTCGTTATAGCATTTTGGAGCAGTCTGCAATGCACCACTATCCGGGATTTAAAACATTGGCTTGAATAACCATGGTGTAATGTCCATGGGAAACTTCTGAGCACATTTAATATCACAATTGCtgattattaatgaatatttattgttaatgcAGAAGAGTTTTAAGATGAATTATGGctgttttttttcaaagttcatTGAGTGCAATCTTACTGCGgttcaaaatattgttatttatcATATGATTTACCAAGGCGTTTTATGCTTTATTATAGAAGGGGAGCGTGATTCTTTTCAGCTAGTAGGATTAATGGAGAGTCCATCTGTGGACGATGATGGGGACTGCTTCTCGCCTTTACAGTTAAATGCAACTTCTATTAACATTGAAGTCTACTATAATAAAGCAGTGAACTATACTTTGATGGTTACTTTTGTATCCTTCAGTCGTCAATTTTCTTTCTACTTTACCACTTCGTTATTGTCTTTTATTGTATGTTTTCCTCTCTTTCATCTTTAAACTCTTTTATTGTGCATTGCTGTGTTATTTCCTTAATGTACTTGTACCAGATCTCATTTTTGCAAGTTCTTCTTTTAATTCGGCAAATGGAGCATAGCAACACCCAATCTGTAAGGAATtgcttcaaaattttatttgaaatttcgTGTTATAGATTTAGTGAAGAATCTACTGGACAGTGTTTCATTATAAATTACAATGAATATGGTTCATCTATACCCTTGTAGGGGGCTGCTAAGGTTTCAATATTAACGATTGGTCAGCAAGCTATAGTAGATGCTTATCTTTGCCTTATACATTTGACTGCTGGAATACTAGTTGGTAAGTTTTTCAAACAAGTGCTAAGGATTTTCATATAACCAATTTAGATTGTTCTACAAACAGTTCTCTATCTGTCATCTTAAAAATCTCTAGTATCGTTGTAGAGTTTTGAGGTACCAATTTTGGGGTTCATAAAATATCAAAGGATCGTTTTTAATTCGAAGAGCTCGTTAAATACTTTTCTCTAtgcttaattttgttttctgcCTAGCTGGCTATAGAGCTGCATTTTATTGGCAATGTGAATATGCATTGGTGTCAGTATTCCCCACCCACTACACAAACACTGGTGCACGTCCCACAAAAAATGTATATCAATCTTGGATGCACAAAACCTGTATATGCTTTCATTACCGCCTTGCACCTTCAAACCGAATGGACTTGTAATCAAACCGTAAAATCAAGTTAGTTCAATTACAACATCTTATTCTCAGAGCAcctcataattatatttagaagtTTTTAAATCTCTGCCATGGGAAGAGATCAACTATCATCTTTGGTTCATGGTAGTGCATGAAGATTACGGTTAGTTTGGAATACATAATAGCTTTTGAAGGTTGCACCCTTGTTGTTACCAAAAGAGAAGATTTTAAtagtatttgattcaatttgaTTGTAGTATATCATTGTCATTGCTATGATAGATGTGACTTGAGTGgatgattattttctttatttaaactTGTCTTATGAATAATTGTTGTTACTACCTACCTGCCATGCAGAATCCTTGTTCAATGCTTTTGCGACTGCTGCTTTTTTCAAGTTTGTGGTATTTTCAATATTTGAGATGAGATATCTCCTTGCCATCTGGAAAGCAAGTAGGCCTTTGAGCAACGGTGAAGGTTGGGAGGCAATGAGGCGTGAACTATCAGTTTTATACAGCCGATTCTGTAAGTACacatttaatttaagtttttttggTTATCTGATCTTGTTATCTCGTCACTATGATATGCCCTGGAGTCATTTGTTCCATAGGATAAATAAATGCAAGTTATGCTGTTTTTGTTATCtatgatttttgtactttattggttatatttttatttaggtcCCCATGTCATGTATTCTTAGAATGTGCATATCTGAGTATGTTCTATTCCACTCAATTGTTCAAGCACGCCAATAACTTCTTTTATATTTCCGGTTACTTCAACTGGTGCAAGGATTTCCTTGTTTGAAGAAGTGAGACTCAGATCTAATCTAGCCTAACTGTTTAACTTCTTTTGCAGATGGAATCCTACTGGGAGGCATACTGCTTATGTATGAATTCCACAATCATTTGAGacttattcttcttcttgtatACTCCTTTTGGATACCTCAGATAATCACCAATGTTGTTCGTGACTCACGCAAGCCATTGCATCCTCATTATATATTAGGCATAACTGTTACTCGGCTAGCAATcccattatatatttttggttgTCCTAACAACTTCTTGCGTATAGAACCAGATCAGAGCTGGTGTGTTTGTTTGGCTATATTTGTTGGACTTCAAGCTGCAATTCTCTTGCTTCAGCACTATTTTGGGTCTTTGTGGTTCATTCCTCGTCAGGTTGGACCAAACTGTGTTGATTCTTTTTATCCACTTTTACTCATTTGATTTCATCTAACTCTTTTTGTAGActgaagttattttatttacttataacTGATGTGCCTTTGATTGTTTGAAGGATTTGCTAGATATCCTTCAAAAATGGGTGGCTCTATTAtctatttttgataattttgtccTATAATATTGGCTAccttgtttcattttctttgatcATGAGCATGGTATTGATAATAACACGCATCACAATGCAGCTGGATgtttcctttttactttttacacaATGTTTCTCTCACATCTAACTTTATCTTTATCTGCAGTTTCTACCTGAGAAATACTGCTACTATAGGAGGTTTACTCAAGATACAAATCACTCCACAGACTGTGTTATATGCATGACAGCCATTGATCTTTCTCCACGATCAAATGATTGCATGGCATGTTAATGTGTTACCTTTATCTATTGAAATCAATCTTTACAATCAGAACATACCACAAGTCTAATGCACTAACTCTTCCACAGGTGACCCCATGTGATCATTTCTTCCACTCTGGTTGTTTGCAAAGATGGATGGATATAAAGATGGAGTGCCCAACATGCCGACGCCCTCTTCCACCTGCCTGAAGAGGTTTCCTTTGTTCATATCAATAGGATCAACTCACATTGCCCAACTACATAATTTTGGTAATATGCTTAGtactatcattttatttttgtctgaTATAATTCTGATGCAAGAGAATTGTACATCTTAGCAATTCTGTTGTTTGATGTTTCCTCCTCATTCCATATGCTATGAATATGGCTCCTtacataattttgaaatgaaatgaacattactatttttttcctttttaaagcatgaaaatatacatttttttctctttcttttgttaaaatgagtaattttttttaaactagcTATTATTTCTTAGTTTTCTACTTGTTGCCTTATCTATTTTAGTCCAATGGTAGTCACTAGCTTGATTTCATCTTAACTTTGAAGTTTGCATTTTACAGACTTTTCTCCTTTTGTTTCGCAGGTTGGGATAGAATCCTTATTGCGTACGCAAAATTGCTACTTCAGTACAAGACTGAAATACACTTCTCACAATTGTATCATGCAtcattgatataatttttgttttttttttttctttcagtgtTTATGTATCAATAATGTTGTACATTAGAAATtcaatatgattttcttttgacTTCTATTATGTGCTTTTGGTTCATCTCTTTATTCTCCGTTAGTGCCAACAAGTTTGTTTTCTCACCCATGGTtgtgtatatttatataaaaaccaTGATTTCTATGTAAAATGTActatcaaattttgaaagccAAAGGTACTGATGTAATAAACAAGGGGCAAAATATGATATCATGAAAATaggtaaattttcaatttaatctaaatttaactATGGTTCAAATGAAGTTTATCATTCCTCTTTGCCACCGAAGAAGATAGaacaataaacacaaaaacTGAACACAACAGGAAAAGAGGATATGGTAGAAGGATtgtgaaaaaagagagaagataGTTGAAGTGAAACTGAAAatgtaagaaaagaaatattagaaGTTTAGACAGGTTGTAGTGACAAGaagtaagataaaaaaaaaaaaaatagggtaGGAAGGTGGCCAAGGTAAAATCTAGCAAATGAAGATTTACTACTTTTAATCTCTAATcctatgattttttatttttttatttttgctttaaaTCTTTGATCAAAATTTGATCAGTcttagtttttgaaattttaatgcaatatttaaataatatttttttaattgattaatcgTGCTTTTTGATGGTTCAAAGCTACCAAAAGATATTTGACAAAGGATTAAAAGGTTTTTTTGACAACCTTAAACTGATAGAACATGGTTGGCGAGAAtgattaaatgatattaaacaattttgccTTTGTTATTTCTTTGTTTCTGATTTGCCTCACTTGTAAATAAAAAGGACCTGTGTTTCCACAAGTGTATGCAACTAAGCCAAAGTCACGAATAGAACTAAGGCTTTCATTTCTAATGCATTATGGATGAACATGGTGTTAATGACAAGTGTTTTCAAGTAGGAAATGATGTATTAAGTAGAATGAATTTTTCATCTCTGTATAAATGAACTACCAAAATTTGACTTATGATTTGAGTGATCGTGTGGATGAGTAATTGTACATTGATGAAACATGATTGTATTTGGAATgagaaatgattttttgacacaccttaattttttatattcatttgacactattcttacttattttttactttattttttcttgaaaaactataaaactttacactttttggaccattttatccttatattctgtgtcaaatgaatgtaaaagtgtgtcatgatattattactcgTTTGGAATTGTGTTCTTGAGAATGTCCAACAACAATGACACTGAAAATTTACTAAACATAGAGAGAGGATCATGTGACTTCCTAGTATGTTGATACACATGCattgagaacaaaaaaaatacaacatgaaattgtcaattttattggaaaaacaaaacaaacatgcTAAAAATAGTGACATCACAAAATTTGTAGGTCACTAAGATCGGATCTAATCGAATGTAATAATCTGTTAATCTGTTTTCTCATGAGAGAACCACGATTTTCTAAAATGGGATGAAGAAAAAGTGTTGTTCCAGAAGAAAGATTGGTCTCCTTTGAAGCTAATATATCCACAAAATGAGAGATATCTATGAACTCGCTCACTTCCTGTCAAATGGAACACTTTACAAGGAATAAGACGCATGACACAATAGAATACAGACACATTTAGCACACAACTTTGTATCTACAAGATCACTTCCTAACTCAAATTTGgacttttatttttcctattcaTATCAATACAAACACTTTGCTTAAGGGTGGCTTGGTGCAAGAAGAGGAGCAGATAGAGGCACTGCTGAGGGAATAGCAGCAGGTGGAACAGCCACTGAACCAGCAGAGACATTGCTCCCAACAACACAGCAAAGCTCAGAGCAATCAACTGGGTGTTCAAGTTTGGCACTGCATTCCTTTTGGCTCCTCTGCAGTGGCTTCTCTGGCAAACAGTTCCTTCTGTCATCAAACACTATTCTCTTTGATGTCAAGTTCTGACAGATGCCCTCTTCCTCACAGAAGAAGTTGTAAGAGAAAGTGAAGTTTGCCAAGTTTGGCAACTCACAAACCCCCATAGGGACAGTGCCACTCATCATGTTGTGTCCCAGGTTTAGTTGCTCCAAGTGAGACAACCCTGCAAGGCTATAAGGAATGGGGCCAACAATGCTGTTGAAACTCACATCCAACACTCTGAGTTTGTAGAGAAACCCCACTTGCTGTGGCAAACAACCTGACAAGCTAGTGTTGATTAGCACAAGCTCCTCCAAAGTGTCAGCAAAGTTCACTATGCTTTCTGGAAGACACCCTCCAAATTTGTTGTTGGCAAAGACCAAGACAGAAGCTGAGTTTTTGCCCAAGTTTGGAGGTATAGAACTGCTGAAGCGGTTGTTGTTGAGGAAAATGGCATCAAAGGTTTTGTTGAATAGTTGAGGAGGCAATGGCCCTTCAAATTCATTGTAGCGGAGGTCAAGGTAGGTGAGCATAGGAAGGGAAAGCAAAACCAAAGGAAAGGGACCAACAAACCTGTTGCTGCTAATATCAAACTCATAGAGTAGAGTGAGGTTGGTTAAGGACATTGGCAGAATGCCACAGAAGCGATTATTACTAAGGTGAAGGAGTGCAAGGTCTGACAGAAGGCCTATTTCATCGGGTAGGAACCCTGCTATGTCTCCAAAGTTAAGGTCAATGCCAGCCACAACTCTCACTTCAGGATCATCAACTGAGGGAGCACAGTACACACCTGTGTAGTTGCAAACTGAAGGACCTACCCAATTGGCAGTGAAGTTATTTGGGTCTGAGTAGATCACTTGCTTCCATGCTTGGAGGCCAAGAAAGGCCATGTGAAGTCTTGGATTCAAGGGAGGATTCTCAGTGTGTTGAGGCTTGCGATGGTTGTGACTGTGCTTTGCATTAAGGCTGTTTGCCAAACATGACAGGTGCACAAAAATGAGGAATAACACACTAATGGTAAAGGAACAAGATGCTGAAGTTGAAGCCATTGCTTTTAGAGACTATGGCAATGAATGGCTAATGAGTGAATCACTATATATGCTAATAAATAAGAGAATTCTCTGGTCTATGCACTCACACTCCAATTATAAACTACCTTATACATGTTAGGTCTATCTGaatagggatagggatagggatCATTATATTCTCATCTGAGCCGGTCACCAAGACAAACCATCGACTCTGATATCACTGTAGGGTTTATCAAGGAAGAGGTTCACACCGGAAAGACATAATACCAATAAAATCTGAACCTAACTATATAAAAGATTGACACCACTCTTTATTCAAAATCTTAAGAGAATGAGTTAATGtgtctttcacctttatatactgttctactttcttatttctattcaatgtgagacttagactcacatttggattcccaacaatacatacatatattataagtttgtaaattaaaatagatatactGAAAGTGATACTTAGAATATTTTCTGATTGGTTCAGAGTGTATAGAAATTAAACTCAGAACTCTTTTATGTGGCTTTGAGAGGAGAAAGCATAGTCTTCTGCTAAATCATGTTTTCTTGTTCACGTTTGAGATTAGTACAAAGCAAGATGGTTAGAGAATGGAATAATAGAAAGATGGAAAACTATGATAGGAACTAGTTAAAAGTGACGGTTAACCGTTACTAAAACCTACGAAAGAATGTAGTAGGGGTATTAGGTTGTTGCTGTAGAAATGAGTTTCTAGATGGCAGACATAATGGCATTGGTGACAGATACGGTTTGTACTTTGATACAAAGTCAACAGTGCTCTTGATTCTGTTTGCACTTGACCATGCGCATTACAAGGACTT
The Vigna radiata var. radiata cultivar VC1973A unplaced genomic scaffold, Vradiata_ver6 scaffold_253, whole genome shotgun sequence genome window above contains:
- the LOC106755401 gene encoding transmembrane E3 ubiquitin-protein ligase 1, with translation MVCLGFDMVGVDFQRLELERREVSILLRISCGWLVFLLFLSPVAGLRPLRDRTNSWGDEWVFTRKDESDLGPFSQWNITGTYRGTWKFLDTTNGSTRFPDIRKINGNSVIELVSVPTKITGVHYVQGIVIFHDVFDNEYNVGGAQIRVEGVYIWPYRQLRMVANSGKDGGLNPEGEYILSNPYHLLGVFSSQVFQESSRQKMWRRKHSPLHGMEKHCNVEIAAQVSRLSLSKHEGERDSFQLVGLMESPSVDDDGDCFSPLQLNATSINIEVYYNKAVNYTLMVTFISFLQVLLLIRQMEHSNTQSGAAKVSILTIGQQAIVDAYLCLIHLTAGILVESLFNAFATAAFFKFVVFSIFEMRYLLAIWKASRPLSNGEGWEAMRRELSVLYSRFYGILLGGILLMYEFHNHLRLILLLVYSFWIPQIITNVVRDSRKPLHPHYILGITVTRLAIPLYIFGCPNNFLRIEPDQSWCVCLAIFVGLQAAILLLQHYFGSLWFIPRQFLPEKYCYYRRFTQDTNHSTDCVICMTAIDLSPRSNDCMVTPCDHFFHSGCLQRWMDIKMECPTCRRPLPPA
- the LOC106755386 gene encoding leucine-rich repeat extensin-like protein 4 codes for the protein MASTSASCSFTISVLFLIFVHLSCLANSLNAKHSHNHRKPQHTENPPLNPRLHMAFLGLQAWKQVIYSDPNNFTANWVGPSVCNYTGVYCAPSVDDPEVRVVAGIDLNFGDIAGFLPDEIGLLSDLALLHLSNNRFCGILPMSLTNLTLLYEFDISSNRFVGPFPLVLLSLPMLTYLDLRYNEFEGPLPPQLFNKTFDAIFLNNNRFSSSIPPNLGKNSASVLVFANNKFGGCLPESIVNFADTLEELVLINTSLSGCLPQQVGFLYKLRVLDVSFNSIVGPIPYSLAGLSHLEQLNLGHNMMSGTVPMGVCELPNLANFTFSYNFFCEEEGICQNLTSKRIVFDDRRNCLPEKPLQRSQKECSAKLEHPVDCSELCCVVGSNVSAGSVAVPPAAIPSAVPLSAPLLAPSHP